A stretch of DNA from Coccidioides posadasii str. Silveira chromosome 1, complete sequence:
CTTCCACCCGTTTCGTTTCTTTCTAGATATAAGTATATATTACTCTCTGATCGCCGTCAAAGAGAGACCCATCCTCTCTCTTCTTGTATTTCATTTTGTTGTCTATCATACTTGAGCGCCCATTTAACTCAAGATTAATTGTTGAACTCACGCTTTCCTTCTTTTGAACATACGTTGTCCACGATTCCTTATGCTCCCGTTGCTTCGCCGCACGGCATTAACATAGCTTGCCGTCCAGTGACTGCGCCATCGACCGCCCGGTTGTCTGCCTTGCAGTACTTAATCGCCCTTCAGAAAGATCCCACTAATTAGCCCGGTGCAAGATGAATTCCCTGGCGTATTCACTCTTTAGTGACCTGCCGCAGGTTCCTGTCTCTGAACAGCAACATTTTGACGAATTCGACCTCGCCATCATGAGTCCGGAAGACATCCTGACCGACTCGACAGATTATCTTTGCGGAGCCGGAGCATCAGACCTAGCAAGCACTGCGGATCTAACAAGACCTGCAAGAGTGGAGCAGCGCATATCAAGCTTGGAGAAATTCATCACAGACAGCCACTCGTACCCTTCACTTGACAACGACCTACACGGCGCTCATTACCTTCCCATGGGGAATACTACGCCGCCGCTGCCCTCTCAAACTCGCACCATCAGATACGCATCTCCTTCCGGTTCACAGGGAGGAGACGGATCAGCTACGGGTTCACTGATGAGCGACCATTCGTGGATGAGAGCCCCAAACCACCCACACAGCGCAGCTCCGTCACCCTTGCTCGACAGTCTTCAGTTCAACAACCTTCTCAGTCCCGCTTCGTTTATTCACCCTATGGAGGAGTCATACTGCAGCAGTGAATATTCCGTCAACCCCAACCACTTGCAGCACTATCCGGATCTGAATCAGCAGATCAACAGCCCAGTTCCGGAAGACGCTCCCATCGCGTCGTTTGATGAGCCTATGCACTACGAGCATAGTCAGACACAGTACATGCCCCCGTATCTAGGCCATGATACTCATTTCGCGTATGGCACTCCGCAATTCGAAGCACAGCAAGATATCGACCCTTTCCTAGACCAGCCCCCCGAAGTGAACGAGCCGAACGAGGTGGTCGTTGAGCCGCCACGAAAGCGAATAAGACGTGCAGAACCACAGGATTCCCATCCAACGCTTCGCAGAGAAGCTCGTCGGGAGTCTCCGAGGAGAAAGAATAATCAAGTCACAAAACATGCCAAACTCAGACAGTCCTCTGCCAGGCGTGGTACGAAGCATGGAGGAAAACGCCTTGCCAGCAAACCCTCATCCTCCGCGTCGCGAAAGAAAGCCGGGCGTCAGTACCCTTGTGTCTTCGCACCATACGGTTGCAAGGTTTCTTTTGTCTCAAAAAACGAATGGAAGCGACATGTCGTGAGCCAGCACCTGCAACTCGGCTTCTACCGCTGCGATGTCGACAACTGCAAAGTCTCATCATCCAGCGAGAACTCCTCCGCATTACCGGACTCTACCTCTTTCAATCCATGCTCGGTTAACACCGCGACGCGACCCCCGAAGCGCTTCAACCGCAAGGACCTTTTCATCCAGCACCTACGCCGCATGCACGCCCCCGGCCGTGTCCCCGGCTCCACAACCTCCTCTAGCAAGGCTGTCGCGCCTCGGCCCAGCAAGCACACCAGCGACGCTTTTGAGGCCTCTTTGAAGGCGGTCTGCCGACGCTGCTGGGTCCAGCAACGCACGAGTCCACAATACAGTCAGTGCACGTATTGCTCTGCGGAGTTCAAGGGGGCTGGGTGCTGGGAGGCCAGGATGGAGCATGTGAGCAAGCATTGTGAGAACGGACATGCCGAGATTAGAGAAGATATTGGATTGAGGGAATGGgcggagagagaggggaTTATGTGGATGGCGCAGGACGGACAGTGGGAGTTGGCGACGGGAGAGAAAGGTGGGCAGAGAGGCGGTGGTATGGGCACAATGGTGTTTTTCCAGAACTGAGCCCCCAAcacacccccccccccccccctttcaaaaaaaaaaaaaaaaaaaaaaaaaaaaaaaaaaagggggaaaagaaaagaaaagaaaaaaaggaaagagaatGATCGCGATACCCCTCTGAGTTCACTGTTGGTCGGCTTTCTATCTCGCTTCAAATTTGGTGTTCCCACTTTGCCCATTCTCCTCCATTATAATTTTTCGTTTTCCATTATGCAACATTCAAGCATTTTGTTTTCCTCTTCTTAAACAactattgaaaatatctGTCACCTAATCCtgtctattttcttttgctcttATCCCAAGataatacggagtatatgtCCTGCATATATCATTCATGACATCCCATATACCACTGATTGAGAAGATTATGACCTTTCAAATTGTGTTGTTCGTTCTCTTTCATGAAAACTTTTCTAATTTAACACAACAGGCAAAATACAAGCACTATCATCTACATAGATTGGATTTTTCCCCAAACAAGTTCAAGTCAGGCTAAAACATTGCCACAATCTCATCTGCCGGCCTTACATCCCGCGGAGGTCCGGGGATGCTAGATAGAGTCATCCTAGCTGTCTGCAATTAGTGAGGTACCCATCTTCGCGGACCCTTGTCACCAGGGTAGATCCCCCGCAAGGAGAACTAGGCGCAAGGCGAACAAAAAGAGATGCGGCTCATATGCTCCCCGCCTCGATTGAATCAACACAATTCGTGCAGGCTAGTCGACATCGGAACAGGCCAAGCCGGGAGGCGCACAGCGTCAAGCCCCCTCGCCGACGAGGCTCATCACCAACAACACCCCCGGCCATTTGCTATGGCACAAAATAGCGAAGGACGACGATAACGTCAAAGGCAGACACATCCGTAACAATACCTGCACATGTGGCAAGCAGTCAAGACGTGCGGACAGCCGCGCTTCTGGTTTTGGCTTCGCCTCGTATTTCGATTTTGACCCTGACCGCTGGGCAATATCTCATCC
This window harbors:
- a CDS encoding uncharacterized protein (EggNog:ENOG410PQTY~COG:S~BUSCO:4821at33183), whose amino-acid sequence is MNSLAYSLFSDLPQVPVSEQQHFDEFDLAIMSPEDILTDSTDYLCGAGASDLASTADLTRPARVEQRISSLEKFITDSHSYPSLDNDLHGAHYLPMGNTTPPLPSQTRTIRYASPSGSQGGDGSATGSLMSDHSWMRAPNHPHSAAPSPLLDSLQFNNLLSPASFIHPMEESYCSSEYSVNPNHLQHYPDLNQQINSPVPEDAPIASFDEPMHYEHSQTQYMPPYLGHDTHFAYGTPQFEAQQDIDPFLDQPPEVNEPNEVVVEPPRKRIRRAEPQDSHPTLRREARRESPRRKNNQVTKHAKLRQSSARRGTKHGGKRLASKPSSSASRKKAGRQYPCVFAPYGCKVSFVSKNEWKRHVVSQHLQLGFYRCDVDNCKVSSSSENSSALPDSTSFNPCSVNTATRPPKRFNRKDLFIQHLRRMHAPGRVPGSTTSSSKAVAPRPSKHTSDAFEASLKAVCRRCWVQQRTSPQYSQCTYCSAEFKGAGCWEARMEHVSKHCENGHAEIREDIGLREWAEREGIMWMAQDGQWELATGEKGGQRGGGMGTMVFFQN